ATAAATCTCCTTTAAATTTCTGGTTGTAACTCTTGAATGTATTCATCACTGTGTCGAAATAAGCACCATCACCTTTCGAGGGAAATCTTTCTCCATGCCGTGAAATCATCTGGACATGTTCAACTGTGCATTTTTCTGGGATATCAGTACTTATACCATATCTTGACCCTTGTTTGTAAGGAGCTGAACCACCGAGAAAGTTAATGACTGAATATTGATCGGTAGCAGCTTGCTGTGGTGTCGCAACATCCTGAAATATGGACTGACTCACAAGCAATAAGTTGGAATGTAAAATcttggaaaaagaaaccatATCTACTAGTGTTATGGCTGTACACTATGTTTCATACGTGTTAGATCTTTCATTCATACTGGAGCATGGGTCTACTTTATATAATCTCAACAAtggttttggaaaaattacaaaacaTCAACCACACGTGGGGAAagaacaatcaattgaagagaCAATGcactttgaaatttgacaCCAGTGTAACCGTTAAATTCCTATATGAAGCAGGTTCGTAACCTGTTAAGTTTGTATTGTTCTTTGAAATGCAAACCGAAGGAAATTCCAGAGGTTTGCGATCTTTTCACAACCACGGGTACAACTTGCAATGAATGAAAGCTGTATTCAAGTACTAACTCCTTACAATGGTCAAAGATTACTTTATGACTCCCCCACAGGTGGATATAGGTTTCTATAAAGGTTATCAAAATGAGCTGTCTTACATTCCGtattgatatcaaacaattcgaatgcaaagaaaaaaaaattacacCAACACATTGAAACAATCTAATCCTTCTATGGACTATTTACTTGCACAACCATCAACTTAGTTAATGAGCCAACAAGAACCTCAAGTCAAGAAAGAAGTAACTGTTAAGAATGAAAGTACAGGCAACTCACTAGCTAAGAATGGATCTCCGTCACCATCAAAATCGGAGGAATGGCAAACAATACCTTTAAAGTCATGCGGTCCCGAAGAAATCGAAGATGTTAGAGTAcacttgatgaaatttgCTACAAAACAGGATGTGGATATTGTAAAAGATTTTGAGAAACCTGTAAGACTTCACAGGAAGGATCCTAGAAATATGCAGTTTCACCTTACCCGACAGGAATTGGATCAAAGGCGAAAGGAGAAGGAGGAAgctgaaaaagaaagactTCAACGTGAAGCGGAAGAAGGTGCAGAAGGAGGCGAAAAATCAAGCTCCGCACAGGGGACGCACCCTGATTCACAGAATGATCCCAACTATAACAAAAACCTGGCTGATATGTCACAAGTAGCCCCAGACGGTGGTGCTCGTaagaacaaaaagaagttgtttAAACGGAAGACAAAGCAGATAAACCTAATGGATGAAgcaaaaaggaaattgcGATACGAAGAGCATTACCCATGGGTTATTGAAGATTATACTGGTAAAAATGTCTATGTTGGGAATTATGAGGCCGGGTCGACAGAACTGCAACATGTATTATTTGTCTTTGACAAGGATGGCTTTAAAATGATACCAGCAGAAAAAGTCTACAGGTTTACACCTAGAAACAGATATGCTACTTTAACACTAGAGGAAGCGGAAGCCAAGATGGAAAAGAATTCAAGTGTCCCAAGATGGTTAATGAAACATATGGAAAATGACTCTATAGCAGAGGGTTCACCTGACCAAAGATTTCGAAACAACTCCCCATCGGCAAATGGAAGAGTTATCAGCAACGGAGGTACGCAAAATAGACGTATGAGGACAGTGATGGGAGGAGACTCTCGCTCCGTTGAGGAGAGAGATTCTGATCATGACGATTTAGATTTTGAGGAGGAATTCGCCGACGATGAGGAGGCACCTATCATGGACGGGGATGAAGAGGAGAACAAAATGTCGGAgaaaaagataaagaaaGATATGTTGAAAGCTTCGGCATTCAAAACggaaaatgatgatgatgatgatgaagattatGACCTAGACGACTTGTTTGAAACAGAAAAGTCAAGAAAAGTGGATAAAGAAGGTAAGAAGTTGAGAAAAGTCTTGAACAAAAGAGAGGGAGGTATTTATGACAGTGACGACGAAGAACAAGGAATGATGCCTTATTTATCTAAATCAGATTTggaaagtgaagaagaCAGTGACGATGAGACAAGGGTCAACGTGAAAGAAGAGCCAACGGAGAATGCTCTTACAGGTGAGACGCAGAAATTGGGCATTAGAAACTTTGTGGTGTCATCAATAGCCGATGGATTTGTCGTGATGAAAGCACCAAAAGAATTCCTCTCTACTTTGCCTCTTGGTGAATGGAATCCCAATGTTCCTAAACGCTCCACTCCAGAACCTTCATCTccaagaaagaaaatgagaTTGGATGAAAATCAATCAGTAGTGACAATTAAGAAAGAGCCATCTCCAGTCGCTACCTCAGTTCCAGGCTCGCCTGTTGACACCAATGCAATGGCTGATTTAAACGACGCAGGTCCAAACAATTTATTAGTAACTATTGACGATGTGTTGACTATTGTAAGAGACCACCCATTAACAACAAGGGAGCTTTTGGGTGGTTTAAAGAGTAGAATCAGTGCACATCCGGATAATAAGCAGAGGATCATTGCTATTGTTAAGCTGAACTTGAGGTTGGTTGATGGAAAATTGGTACtcaaaaattgatacaTTTGCTTCTATATCTATCATTTACAAATAtcatacaatttcaacGATTTTATCATCGTCTTCGTCGCTTTCGAGCGCTTCAATTTCAGCCGAATCGGGAGCTTCATCTCTTTGCAATAATTGCACAATCCTATCACACAATTCTCTCACATTTTCGTCTTGACTTGCCTTATCCAACTCTCTTATTATAGAGTATACCCGCTTTTCTCTAAAATATATTCTAGCAGGTTTTGTTGTGCATAATAAAAGCAATGATTCCAAATGAGTACATTGTATACCTGTTAATGGTTCTCTTTCCTTATCTGGAGGTAACAATTGCAATTCATCAGGTAAATCAAATACCTCATCTTCGTCAATCTCCTCTGGACCAGCTAATGGCAAGAGTAGGAACGGTAGTATATTTATTTTCGGGTCAGTCAATAACTTCATGTGTGCATTGGTGTCGAATAAAGAATTCTTAATGGTGAATGCCACACCTTCCCTTCTGATCTTATCGTCATACTTTTCGGTAAAGACAAGTAACTTCGATATTGGTACAACATTATCATATGCTTGTTCCGTAATGAAATATGACCGTCCCTGTTGGAATCTCGACAAGTCAGCAAAGAAATACGCAAGGTAATCAAAATTGGCATGCGTGTTTAACTTGTAGTCATTCCCCTTAACAAAACAATCcatcaaacaatcaatagCCTTTGATGAGCTGAAAACCTTCTTTTGTGCATCATTTAATTCCATTTCTAAATCAAATACCCTATTTATAGCATCATTTTTAGctaaattgttcaaaagaATACACATTATATCAGCATTGGAATTTTCAAGAGAAACGATCTTGGGCACCAAGAAATTCATATActcaaaatcttcaacaatcaaattccTCATAATTATATCATCGCATAAGTTAGCAAGTATAGTGACAGACTGTCTCACTAAAGTTTTGCTATTAGATTGACTCAACTTTTTAAGGTCTTTAATTGCTTCATAATTGTCGTAGGcaaaaacttgttgatgagTGCCTGTAGAAAATCCCACAAGATTATCCAAAGCTATTTGAACAACAGCGGGTTGTGGCGAGTGAAGGAATCCAACCAACTCTTCAAGTTCGGTAGGCATAGTAAAGGTAACTACTTAAGGAAGAGTACCAAATAttcacttttttttttcacaaaatttttgcGATGATATCATCGGTTTGCAAAAGCTGATGAGAGTACTGGTTGAGCATATGTCTCAACGTTAATTTATCGGTGTATAAGTAGCCGCATTCTAAGCTCTATAAGACTATGTCCAGTGCAGAattttttatcaaataaagAATTATGCTTACTTCATGCCTTTTTGcaatattttgaagaaaaatagatgcaaaattcaaataaaatGTGAAACACTaatttaattgatttgaattttctcCCATCATACAGGCACCTTCttaatcaaattcttttgaaataaaaGGTAGCAGATTCGCCGATGTCTGTCATACACAATCATAAGCTACATATTCTAGCCTTGGTAAACTCTAGGAACTTTTCTTTATACAAGCCCTACATAATCCTCtacattttcaactttcAACCCATCTGCCTCCTCTTGCAAATCAACCCAGTGCACATTATTGTAGATGTCTGGTACATCTACAGTAGCCTTCTTTATGGCATCAGCTTTTGATGCTATCGAAAGTACGGCTATAGCATCAAACCCACCAGCACCAGGTACTACTCCTCCTAAACAAccatccaattcattaatACGATCTAATAATTGTGTTTGCACTGGTGGTTCTATTGGCACTTGTGCTTTATCTGTCATCTGTTTCAAGCCTTTTCTGATTTCTTGAAGCgcttttgataaatctgATAACGCCTCTTCATTTTGAGCCTGGTTGAGCTTCTCTAGGGCATCCATAAAGCTATTGTTAGCCTCATTCAAGTGGTCATAAATTTGATTACTCTCATTAGGATTCTCCTTTTTCCATTGTAATACTTTTGATACCATTTTTGGAGTTTCAGAGCCTCCTTCAATATCTCCCATGAGCAACTGTACCCCCATAGGTAATGAGCATTTGACATGCTTGAACTTCCATTCTTTATCCACGACTGCCCTCAATTCCTGAGGAAACTGAGAAGGGTCATTCTCTAATATTGAAAGCACGTCATTAACCACGCTTGGTTGAAACCGACGGTATTTAATTGACCCATATATTGCAGCTGCCACGTCGAAACCAGAACCAGTCTTTTTCTGAGCCAAGCAATGACCAATTTGAGCTAAGTTGTGTAAACGGTCAATAGCTGTTTCGCTACCGGGTTCAAGGTATGACATCAATGCAGCTGTAACCACAGATACCAATCCTGCAGACGACCCCAATCCTGTTTTGGGAACATCATTGATCGGTAATTCGTGGaacaaaaatgatttcTGATTGTTCGATGATACCTTTTTCGTCGTTTTATTTTGTGAATGATAACCTGGGTCTGAAAATACAGTCACTTTCAAATTAAATGGGCTCGATGGTTGGGTGTATGACAATACAGTCTTCAATGTAGCCTCTAGAAATGGGTTCCTCTTGCCATT
The Candida orthopsilosis Co 90-125, chromosome 5 draft sequence genome window above contains:
- a CDS encoding Tfg1 protein (protein similar to S. cerevisiae Tfg1p, which is part of transcription factor TFIIF), whose product is MSQQEPQVKKEVTVKNESTGNSLAKNGSPSPSKSEEWQTIPLKSCGPEEIEDVRVHLMKFATKQDVDIVKDFEKPVRLHRKDPRNMQFHLTRQELDQRRKEKEEAEKERLQREAEEGAEGGEKSSSAQGTHPDSQNDPNYNKNSADMSQVAPDGGARKNKKKLFKRKTKQINLMDEAKRKLRYEEHYPWVIEDYTGKNVYVGNYEAGSTESQHVLFVFDKDGFKMIPAEKVYRFTPRNRYATLTLEEAEAKMEKNSSVPRWLMKHMENDSIAEGSPDQRFRNNSPSANGRVISNGGTQNRRMRTVMGGDSRSVEERDSDHDDLDFEEEFADDEEAPIMDGDEEENKMSEKKIKKDMLKASAFKTENDDDDDEDYDLDDLFETEKSRKVDKEGKKLRKVLNKREGGIYDSDDEEQGMMPYLSKSDLESEEDSDDETRVNVKEEPTENALTGETQKLGIRNFVVSSIADGFVVMKAPKEFLSTLPLGEWNPNVPKRSTPEPSSPRKKMRLDENQSVVTIKKEPSPVATSVPGSPVDTNAMADLNDAGPNNLLVTIDDVLTIVRDHPLTTRELLGGLKSRISAHPDNKQRIIAIVKSNLRLVDGKLVLKN
- a CDS encoding Hgh1 HMG1/2-related protein; translation: MPTELEELVGFLHSPQPAVVQIALDNLVGFSTGTHQQVFAYDNYEAIKDLKKLSQSNSKTLVRQSVTILANLCDDIIMRNLIVEDFEYMNFLVPKIVSLENSNADIMCILLNNLAKNDAINRVFDLEMELNDAQKKVFSSSKAIDCLMDCFVKGNDYKLNTHANFDYLAYFFADLSRFQQGRSYFITEQAYDNVVPISKLLVFTEKYDDKIRREGVAFTIKNSLFDTNAHMKLLTDPKINILPFLLLPLAGPEEIDEDEVFDLPDELQLLPPDKEREPLTGIQCTHLESLLLLCTTKPARIYFREKRVYSIIRELDKASQDENVRELCDRIVQLLQRDEAPDSAEIEALESDEDDDKIVEIV
- a CDS encoding Erg8 phosphomevalonate kinase — protein: MTKAFSAPGKALLAGGYLVLDPNYDAYVTALSSRMHAVIESDENMTSKHSTLHVLSPQFEEGDWQYKIQNQKLEEINGKRNPFLEATLKTVLSYTQPSSPFNLKVTVFSDPGYHSQNKTTKKVSSNNQKSFLFHELPINDVPKTGLGSSAGLVSVVTAALMSYLEPGSETAIDRLHNLAQIGHCLAQKKTGSGFDVAAAIYGSIKYRRFQPSVVNDVLSILENDPSQFPQELRAVVDKEWKFKHVKCSLPMGVQLLMGDIEGGSETPKMVSKVLQWKKENPNESNQIYDHLNEANNSFMDALEKLNQAQNEEALSDLSKALQEIRKGLKQMTDKAQVPIEPPVQTQLLDRINELDGCLGGVVPGAGGFDAIAVLSIASKADAIKKATVDVPDIYNNVHWVDLQEEADGLKVENVEDYVGLV